Proteins encoded together in one Neisseria lactamica window:
- the rng gene encoding ribonuclease G — protein MLSGLPIPKDIARPPETILVNITPQETRVAVLEENNICELHIERNSGHSLVGNIYLGVVRRVLPGMQSAFIDIGLERAAFLHIVDVLEQRRNPEETQRIEHMLFEGQSVLVQVIKDPINTKGARLSTQISLAGRFLVHLPQEDHIGVSQRIEDDAERSSLRERLNKLLPENACRGYIIRTNAENATDEQLQSDIDYLTKVWEHIQEQAKIQPPETLLYQDLPLSLRVLRDMVGCDTQKILVDSTVNHGRMTRFAEQYVHGALGRIELFKGERPLFETHNVEQEISRALQPRVNLNFGSYLIIESTEAMTTIDVNTGGFVGARNFDETIFRTNLEACHTIARELRLRNLGGIIIIDFIDMAQESHREAVLQELAKALAFDRTRITLHGFTHLGLVELTRKRSRENLNQVLCEPCPSCQGRGRLKTPQTVCYEIQREIVREARRYDAESFRILAAPNVIDLFLDEESQSLAMLIDFIGKPISLAVETAYTQEQYDIVLM, from the coding sequence ATGTTGTCAGGACTCCCCATCCCCAAAGACATCGCGCGCCCGCCCGAAACGATATTGGTCAACATCACGCCGCAGGAAACGCGTGTGGCGGTGTTGGAGGAAAACAATATCTGCGAGCTGCACATCGAGCGCAACAGCGGGCACAGCCTGGTCGGCAATATCTATTTGGGCGTGGTGCGCCGCGTATTGCCCGGAATGCAGAGCGCGTTCATCGACATTGGTTTGGAACGCGCGGCGTTTTTACACATCGTCGATGTCCTCGAGCAACGCCGTAACCCCGAAGAAACCCAGCGCATCGAACATATGCTGTTTGAAGGGCAGTCGGTTTTGGTGCAGGTCATCAAAGACCCCATCAACACCAAAGGCGCGCGGCTTTCCACCCAAATCTCGCTGGCGGGGCGTTTCCTCGTCCACCTTCCGCAGGAAGACCACATCGGCGTATCCCAGCGCATCGAGGACGATGCCGAACGCAGCAGCCTGCGCGAACGCCTCAACAAGCTCCTGCCGGAAAACGCCTGCCGGGGCTACATCATCCGCACCAACGCCGAAAACGCCACCGACGAACAGCTCCAGTCCGACATCGACTACCTGACCAAAGTGTGGGAACACATCCAAGAACAGGCAAAAATCCAACCGCCCGAAACCCTGCTTTATCAGGATTTGCCTTTAAGCCTGCGCGTGTTGCGCGATATGGTCGGCTGCGACACGCAGAAAATCCTCGTCGATTCCACCGTAAACCACGGACGGATGACGCGTTTTGCCGAACAATACGTCCACGGCGCATTGGGCAGGATAGAATTGTTCAAGGGCGAACGCCCGCTGTTTGAAACCCACAACGTCGAACAGGAAATCAGCCGCGCCCTGCAACCGCGCGTCAACCTCAACTTCGGCAGCTACCTGATTATCGAGTCCACCGAAGCGATGACCACGATAGATGTAAATACCGGCGGCTTCGTCGGCGCACGCAATTTCGATGAAACCATCTTCCGCACCAACCTTGAAGCCTGCCACACCATCGCCCGCGAATTGAGGCTGCGTAACCTCGGCGGCATCATCATCATCGACTTCATCGATATGGCGCAGGAAAGCCACCGCGAAGCCGTGTTGCAGGAGCTTGCCAAAGCCCTCGCCTTCGACCGCACGCGCATCACCCTGCACGGCTTTACCCATTTGGGGCTGGTCGAGCTGACGCGCAAACGTTCGCGCGAAAACTTAAACCAAGTCCTCTGCGAACCCTGCCCTTCCTGCCAAGGCAGAGGCCGTCTGAAAACGCCGCAAACCGTGTGCTACGAAATCCAGCGCGAAATCGTCCGCGAAGCGCGCCGTTACGATGCCGAAAGTTTCCGCATCCTCGCCGCCCCCAACGTTATCGATTTGTTTTTGGACGAAGAATCGCAATCCTTGGCAATGCTGATAGATTTCATCGGCAAACCGATTTCGCTGGCGGTCGAAACCGCTTACACACAGGAACAATACGATATTGTGCTGATGTAA
- the recG gene encoding ATP-dependent DNA helicase RecG — translation MMSPETQKQLKITDVSAKKLDKLNLHTAWDLVLHLPLRYEDETHIMPIKDAPIGVPCQVEGEVIHQEVTFKPRKQLIVQIADGSGSVLFLRFIHFYAGHQKQMAVGKRIRAVGEIKHGFYGDEMIHPKIRDAESSGLAESLTPIYPTVNGLNQPTLRRIIQTALDVTPLHDTLPDALLCRLELPHLAESLRLLHAPPPSFTIHQLSDGALPAWQRLKFDELLAQQLSMRLARQKRIGGSAAALRGNGVLTQALRRALPFALTDAQENVLAEVQTDMAQTHPMHRLLQGDVGSGKTIVAALSALTAIESGAQVAVMAPTEILAEQHFIKFKQWLEPLGIEVVRLFGSLRKKAKDEAKAKLADGSVKIAVGTHALFSDGVAFHNLGLTIVDEQHRFGVAQRLALKNKGREVHQLMMSATPIPRTLAMSFFADLDVSVIDELPPGRTPIKTRLVNNVRRAEVEGFVLNTCRKGRQAYWVCPLIEESETLQLQTAAETLARLQTALPELNIGLVHGRMKAAEKAEVMARFSSGELNVLVATTVIEVGVDVPNAALMVIEHAERMGLAQLHQLRGRVGRGAAESVCVLLFAESLGELAKARLKVIYEHTDGFEIARQDLNIRGPGEFLGARQSGVPMLRFAKLEEDLHLLEQARETAPMLIEQNPEIVEAHLARWLSGRERYLGV, via the coding sequence ATGATGTCGCCCGAAACCCAGAAACAGCTCAAAATCACCGATGTTTCCGCCAAGAAGCTCGACAAACTCAACCTCCATACCGCGTGGGATTTGGTTTTGCATCTGCCGCTGCGTTACGAGGACGAGACGCACATTATGCCGATTAAGGACGCGCCGATCGGCGTGCCGTGTCAGGTTGAGGGTGAGGTTATCCATCAGGAAGTAACGTTCAAACCGCGCAAGCAGCTGATTGTCCAAATTGCCGACGGCTCAGGCAGCGTCCTTTTTCTGCGCTTCATCCACTTTTACGCCGGCCATCAGAAACAGATGGCGGTCGGTAAACGCATCCGCGCCGTGGGAGAAATCAAACACGGGTTTTACGGCGATGAGATGATTCATCCCAAAATCCGTGATGCCGAGAGCAGTGGTTTGGCGGAAAGCCTCACGCCGATTTATCCGACCGTAAACGGTTTGAACCAGCCCACTTTGCGCCGCATCATTCAGACGGCGTTGGACGTTACGCCGCTGCACGACACGCTGCCCGATGCCCTGCTATGCCGTCTGGAGCTGCCGCACCTTGCCGAAAGCCTGCGTCTTCTGCACGCGCCGCCGCCGAGTTTCACGATTCATCAGCTTTCAGACGGCGCGCTGCCGGCGTGGCAGCGGCTCAAATTCGACGAACTTTTGGCGCAACAGCTTTCTATGCGCTTGGCACGGCAGAAGCGCATCGGCGGCTCGGCGGCGGCATTGCGCGGCAATGGCGTATTGACCCAAGCCCTGCGCCGCGCCCTGCCGTTTGCCCTGACCGATGCACAAGAAAACGTGTTGGCGGAAGTTCAAACCGATATGGCGCAAACGCACCCGATGCACCGCCTGCTGCAAGGCGATGTCGGCAGTGGCAAAACCATAGTCGCCGCCTTGTCTGCTTTGACGGCTATTGAATCTGGCGCACAGGTTGCCGTGATGGCCCCCACTGAAATCCTTGCCGAACAACATTTTATTAAATTTAAACAATGGCTCGAACCTTTGGGTATTGAGGTTGTCCGCCTTTTTGGCAGTTTGCGTAAAAAAGCTAAAGACGAAGCCAAAGCCAAACTCGCCGACGGCAGCGTCAAAATCGCCGTCGGCACGCACGCCCTGTTTTCAGACGGCGTGGCGTTTCACAATTTGGGCCTGACCATCGTGGACGAACAGCACCGTTTCGGCGTTGCCCAACGCCTCGCCCTCAAAAACAAAGGGCGCGAAGTCCACCAGCTGATGATGTCCGCCACGCCCATCCCGCGCACGCTTGCGATGAGTTTTTTCGCCGATTTGGACGTGTCCGTCATCGACGAATTGCCGCCCGGGCGCACACCGATTAAAACCCGCCTCGTCAACAACGTCCGCCGCGCCGAAGTCGAAGGCTTCGTCCTCAATACTTGCCGCAAAGGGCGGCAGGCGTATTGGGTTTGTCCGCTGATTGAAGAAAGCGAAACCCTGCAATTGCAAACCGCCGCCGAAACCCTCGCCCGGCTTCAGACGGCATTGCCCGAACTCAATATCGGACTGGTACACGGGCGCATGAAGGCCGCCGAAAAGGCCGAAGTGATGGCGCGGTTTTCTTCGGGGGAACTGAATGTCTTAGTCGCCACCACCGTCATCGAAGTCGGCGTAGATGTGCCCAACGCCGCCCTGATGGTCATCGAACACGCCGAGCGCATGGGCTTGGCGCAGCTGCACCAATTACGCGGGCGGGTAGGGCGCGGCGCGGCAGAAAGCGTGTGCGTCCTCTTATTTGCCGAATCCTTGGGCGAACTCGCCAAAGCGCGGTTGAAAGTGATTTACGAACACACCGACGGCTTTGAAATCGCCCGCCAAGACCTCAACATCCGCGGCCCCGGCGAATTTCTCGGCGCGCGCCAAAGCGGCGTGCCTATGCTGCGCTTCGCCAAGCTTGAAGAAGACTTACACCTTTTGGAACAAGCGCGCGAAACTGCCCCGATGCTGATTGAACAAAACCCCGAAATCGTCGAAGCGCATTTGGCAAGATGGCTTTCCGGCAGGGAAAGGTATTTGGGCGTGTGA
- the grxC gene encoding glutaredoxin 3 — MQTVTMYTGPFCPYCTMAKRLLHAAGVGHIDEIRVDASPEAFAEMQQLSGQRSVPQIFIGETHVGGFTDLYRLQQEGGLDGLLNP; from the coding sequence ATGCAGACCGTTACCATGTACACAGGTCCGTTTTGTCCCTACTGCACGATGGCGAAAAGGCTGCTGCACGCGGCAGGTGTCGGACATATCGACGAAATCCGTGTCGATGCAAGCCCCGAAGCCTTTGCCGAAATGCAGCAGCTTTCGGGACAGCGCAGCGTGCCGCAGATTTTCATCGGCGAAACGCACGTCGGCGGATTTACCGACCTCTACCGCCTCCAGCAGGAAGGCGGTTTGGACGGACTGCTGAACCCTTAA
- the secB gene encoding protein-export chaperone SecB: MSEELQPVFSIERLYVKDLSLEVPHAPQIFLEQGEPEVDMRVSTGSQKLEDGYYNVDVTVTVTAKLDNERTMFLNEVTQSGIFRLENIPEEDADLLLGVACPNILFPYAREAVSGTVTRAGFPPVLLAPINFEAIYQQQQEAEAAGA; the protein is encoded by the coding sequence ATGAGCGAAGAACTGCAACCCGTATTCAGCATCGAGCGACTGTATGTCAAAGACTTGTCTTTGGAAGTGCCGCACGCGCCGCAAATCTTTTTGGAACAGGGCGAGCCCGAAGTGGATATGCGCGTTTCCACCGGCAGCCAAAAGCTGGAAGACGGTTACTACAACGTGGACGTTACCGTTACCGTTACCGCCAAATTGGATAACGAGCGCACGATGTTTTTGAACGAAGTAACCCAAAGCGGTATTTTCCGTCTGGAAAACATCCCCGAAGAAGATGCCGACCTGCTGCTCGGCGTGGCGTGTCCGAACATCCTCTTCCCTTACGCGCGCGAAGCGGTTTCCGGTACGGTAACGCGCGCCGGCTTCCCGCCCGTCCTGCTTGCGCCGATTAATTTTGAGGCGATTTACCAACAACAGCAGGAAGCCGAAGCCGCCGGGGCTTGA